The Prevotella sp. E9-3 genome has a window encoding:
- the ruvB gene encoding Holliday junction branch migration DNA helicase RuvB yields MNDDFDIREERYANGNAEKEFENALRPLAFSDFSGQQKVVENLEVFVEAAKYRGEPLDHTLLHGPPGLGKTTLSNIIANELGVGFKITSGPVLDKPGDLAGILTSLEPRDVLFIDEIHRLSPVVEEYLYSAMEDYRIDIMIDKGPSARSIQIDLNPFTLVGATTRSGLLTAPLRARFGINMHLEYYDPQTLAHIIERSARLLNVPITEDAALEIAGRSRGTPRIANALLRRVRDFAQVKGTGGIDTKITKIALSALNIDKYGLDEIDNKILLTIIDKFRGGPVGISTIATAIGEDAGTVEEVYEPFLIMEGFIKRTSRGRMATELAYKHFGRNPYSGNIMEPNLFDS; encoded by the coding sequence ATGAACGACGATTTTGACATCAGGGAAGAACGCTATGCCAACGGCAATGCCGAGAAAGAGTTCGAGAATGCCCTCCGCCCATTGGCTTTCAGCGACTTCAGCGGTCAGCAGAAAGTGGTGGAGAACCTGGAGGTGTTTGTCGAAGCGGCCAAATACCGTGGCGAACCGCTCGACCATACCCTGCTGCACGGCCCTCCCGGACTGGGAAAGACAACCCTCTCAAATATTATTGCCAACGAACTGGGCGTGGGATTCAAGATTACCAGCGGACCGGTGCTCGACAAGCCCGGCGATCTGGCAGGTATCCTTACCTCGCTGGAACCGCGCGATGTGCTTTTCATCGACGAGATTCACCGCCTGTCGCCCGTGGTAGAGGAATATCTCTATTCGGCCATGGAAGACTACCGCATCGATATCATGATAGACAAAGGTCCGTCGGCACGTTCCATCCAGATAGACCTGAACCCCTTCACCCTGGTGGGTGCCACTACCCGCAGCGGACTGCTCACGGCACCGTTGCGCGCACGTTTCGGCATCAACATGCACCTGGAATATTACGACCCGCAGACGCTGGCACACATCATTGAGCGCTCGGCCCGACTGCTGAACGTGCCCATCACCGAGGATGCTGCGCTGGAGATAGCCGGTCGTTCGCGCGGAACGCCACGTATAGCCAATGCGCTGTTACGCCGTGTGCGCGACTTTGCTCAGGTGAAGGGAACGGGCGGTATTGACACGAAGATTACAAAGATTGCCCTCTCGGCCCTGAACATCGACAAGTACGGACTGGACGAGATAGACAATAAGATTCTGCTCACCATCATCGACAAGTTCCGTGGCGGTCCGGTAGGCATTTCTACCATTGCCACTGCCATTGGCGAGGATGCCGGCACCGTAGAGGAGGTGTACGAACCATTCCTCATCATGGAGGGTTTCATCAAGCGCACCTCACGCGGTCGTATGGCCACCGAACTGGCCTACAAGCATTTCGGTCGCAACCCCTACAGCGGCAATATCATGGAACCGAACTTGTTCGATAGCTAA
- a CDS encoding cupin domain-containing protein: protein MKKNKTLAVVTALVCFATLFAGCKDARTQEDNAAQQVKSEELIRTSQSWDGVELPDYLQGRPELVAVKYEFPAGKKLGWHHHPVMNYGILVQGELTIIGQDGKEKTVHEGEAVVEMVNTIHHGENRGTKPVILYMFYLAQKGLPLAVQHPEIELE, encoded by the coding sequence ATGAAAAAGAATAAGACTTTGGCGGTGGTCACCGCCCTCGTATGTTTTGCAACACTATTTGCAGGTTGCAAGGATGCTCGCACGCAAGAGGATAATGCTGCTCAACAGGTGAAGAGTGAAGAATTGATTCGCACCTCGCAGAGTTGGGATGGTGTGGAACTGCCCGACTATCTACAAGGACGTCCGGAACTGGTGGCCGTGAAGTATGAATTCCCTGCTGGAAAGAAATTGGGTTGGCACCACCATCCAGTGATGAACTATGGCATACTGGTGCAGGGCGAGCTGACTATCATCGGACAAGACGGCAAAGAGAAAACGGTGCATGAAGGAGAGGCTGTTGTGGAAATGGTGAACACAATCCACCATGGCGAGAACCGAGGAACAAAGCCTGTTATCCTTTATATGTTCTATCTCGCGCAGAAGGGTCTTCCCCTGGCGGTACAGCATCCTGAGATTGAGCTTGAATAG
- a CDS encoding transposase, with amino-acid sequence MAEQILAMMVFRILGETIGSLSLTKFHGVLEVGKNCFYRLLARSEMNWQILQLSMARRFQSIVRKENAEETEAPKCYIVDDTTVTKTGLHFEGLSRVFDHVLGKCVLGYKLLLLAFFDGRSTYTVDLSMHREAGKKEDFSLSKKERSMQFHKERSESNPDYERFKELDAKKNDNVAKMIERAYKFGICAAYALMDTWFVKPPLVCAIRKIAGGAIHVVGRLAMGKDKYAVGSRRYNVHELISLHEREAVVCRKYKCMYFEQRVMMGDTCVKIFFIRVGRNKNWDAIVTTDTHMKFVEAFEIYQIRWNIEVLIKECRQYLGLGSYQGTDFDEQIADCTLCLMTHMVLTLGQRFNQYEALGELFRETRRELFELTQWRRTLEIIKNLLNVLAVKLCINVADTMENLMEGTQTVDELEAILLALSPLDAVADY; translated from the coding sequence ATGGCAGAGCAGATTCTGGCCATGATGGTTTTCCGTATTCTTGGTGAGACAATAGGCTCCTTGTCACTAACAAAGTTCCATGGTGTTCTTGAGGTCGGCAAAAATTGCTTCTACCGTCTGTTGGCTCGTTCGGAAATGAACTGGCAGATTCTGCAGCTATCTATGGCACGGCGTTTTCAAAGCATAGTACGCAAAGAAAATGCAGAGGAGACCGAAGCGCCAAAATGCTATATTGTTGATGACACAACTGTGACCAAAACCGGGCTACACTTCGAGGGGCTTAGTCGAGTGTTTGACCATGTCCTTGGCAAGTGTGTACTCGGTTACAAGCTGCTCCTGCTCGCGTTCTTCGATGGACGCAGTACATATACAGTAGACTTATCTATGCATCGGGAAGCAGGAAAGAAAGAAGACTTCAGCCTCTCAAAGAAAGAACGTTCCATGCAGTTCCACAAAGAGCGTAGCGAAAGCAATCCTGACTATGAGCGTTTTAAGGAACTGGATGCCAAGAAGAATGACAACGTAGCCAAAATGATAGAGAGGGCTTATAAGTTTGGCATTTGTGCTGCTTATGCACTGATGGACACGTGGTTTGTGAAGCCTCCATTGGTTTGCGCTATAAGGAAGATAGCAGGTGGAGCGATACATGTCGTAGGCCGTCTTGCCATGGGAAAGGACAAGTATGCAGTCGGCTCACGCAGATACAATGTTCATGAGCTTATATCCTTGCACGAGCGTGAGGCTGTTGTGTGCCGCAAGTATAAGTGCATGTATTTCGAGCAACGGGTGATGATGGGGGATACATGTGTGAAGATATTCTTCATCAGAGTCGGACGGAATAAGAATTGGGACGCTATTGTCACGACGGACACCCACATGAAGTTTGTGGAAGCCTTTGAGATATACCAAATACGCTGGAATATAGAAGTGCTGATAAAGGAGTGCCGGCAATATCTTGGACTTGGCTCATACCAGGGTACAGATTTCGACGAGCAAATTGCCGACTGCACGCTCTGTCTTATGACGCACATGGTGCTGACATTGGGCCAGCGGTTCAACCAGTATGAAGCACTTGGAGAGTTGTTCCGTGAGACAAGACGAGAATTGTTTGAGCTCACTCAATGGCGCCGTACACTGGAGATCATCAAGAATCTGCTTAACGTGTTGGCAGTAAAACTCTGCATCAATGTGGCTGATACCATGGAGAATTTGATGGAAGGTACACAGACTGTTGATGAGCTTGAAGCAATCCTACTTGCTTTGTCACCATTAGATGCTGTAGCAGACTATTGA
- a CDS encoding YeiH family protein: MRLSEQRSSMLHGVLLMALFSCAAFYVGDMNWVKALSLSPMVVGIVLGMLYANSLRNNLPDTWVPGISFCSKRILRLGIILYGFKLSFQDVMQVGIPAIVIDAIVVGVTIGLGIIIGKLLKMDRSIALLTSCGSAICGAAAVMGVDGAIRPKPYKTAVAVATVVIFGTLSMFLYPILYRCGIFNLSPDEMGIFTGSTIHEVAHVVGAGNAMGTAVSNTAIIVKMIRVMMLVPVLLVVAFFVARGVRSRGGGAQKSTITIPWFALLFLVVIGFNSLSLLPSNAVSLINTFDTFLLTMAMTALGAETSIDKFKKAGFKPFVLAAVLYGWLIVGGYLMAKYLSPILQ, translated from the coding sequence ATGAGATTATCAGAACAACGTAGCAGTATGCTTCACGGCGTGCTGCTGATGGCACTCTTCTCGTGTGCCGCTTTCTATGTTGGCGACATGAACTGGGTCAAGGCTCTGTCGCTGAGTCCAATGGTCGTGGGTATTGTCTTGGGCATGCTCTATGCCAACAGTCTGCGCAACAACCTGCCTGACACGTGGGTACCGGGTATCAGCTTTTGTAGTAAGCGTATACTGCGATTAGGTATCATCCTCTACGGTTTCAAGCTTAGCTTTCAGGATGTCATGCAGGTGGGAATCCCTGCCATCGTCATTGATGCCATCGTCGTTGGGGTAACCATCGGCCTCGGTATCATCATCGGCAAACTGCTGAAGATGGACCGTAGCATCGCCCTGCTCACATCGTGTGGCAGTGCCATCTGTGGTGCTGCGGCGGTGATGGGTGTCGACGGCGCCATACGTCCGAAACCGTATAAGACCGCTGTTGCTGTGGCCACTGTTGTCATCTTCGGAACGCTCTCGATGTTTCTCTATCCTATATTGTACCGTTGTGGCATCTTCAATCTCTCACCCGATGAGATGGGCATCTTCACCGGCAGCACCATTCATGAGGTAGCCCACGTGGTGGGTGCGGGCAATGCCATGGGTACGGCGGTGAGCAACACGGCCATCATCGTGAAGATGATCCGCGTTATGATGCTCGTGCCCGTTCTGCTTGTCGTGGCCTTCTTCGTGGCTCGTGGCGTGCGCAGCCGTGGTGGTGGCGCGCAGAAGAGCACTATCACCATACCATGGTTTGCGCTGCTGTTTCTTGTTGTCATAGGGTTCAACTCGCTCTCCCTGCTACCCTCCAATGCTGTGTCGCTCATCAACACCTTCGACACTTTCCTGCTCACCATGGCCATGACGGCTCTCGGTGCTGAAACGAGTATCGACAAGTTCAAGAAAGCCGGATTCAAACCGTTTGTTTTAGCCGCAGTCCTCTATGGTTGGCTGATTGTCGGCGGTTATCTCATGGCCAAATATCTTTCTCCTATATTGCAATGA
- a CDS encoding LysR substrate-binding domain-containing protein — translation MIDIRLKVFLSAAMNLSFTKASQELFISQPAISKHIQELEREYNCRLFDRLGNRIQLTHAGQLLLGHARKIQQDYQQMDYDMNSLQEKVAGELRVGASTTISQYVLPGIIADFHKRFPDIRITMLSGNSREVETALREGRIDLGMVEGIVRRPELKYHPFMDDELVPIVRTGGRLAKYDTITMERLRTVPLVLREFGSGSLDVLQKALETKHIALTDLNIEMNLGTTEGIKHYVEHTDAMGIVSIQAVRDQIYANIFKIVDIEHLKFERQFCFVEKQGASPKLQSKFKHFITSSYKS, via the coding sequence ATGATAGATATACGTCTAAAAGTATTCCTAAGCGCGGCGATGAACCTTAGCTTCACTAAGGCCTCACAGGAGCTCTTCATCAGTCAGCCCGCCATCAGTAAGCATATCCAGGAGCTGGAGCGGGAGTATAACTGCCGGCTCTTCGACCGACTGGGTAACCGCATACAGCTCACCCATGCCGGTCAGCTACTCCTTGGTCACGCAAGAAAAATACAGCAGGACTATCAGCAGATGGACTACGACATGAACTCCCTACAAGAGAAGGTAGCCGGCGAACTGCGCGTTGGGGCCAGCACCACGATATCGCAGTATGTCTTGCCGGGCATCATCGCCGACTTCCACAAGCGTTTTCCCGATATTCGCATCACAATGCTCAGCGGCAACAGTCGGGAGGTGGAGACTGCCCTACGCGAGGGGCGCATCGACTTAGGCATGGTTGAGGGTATTGTCAGACGGCCTGAGCTGAAATACCATCCGTTTATGGACGACGAGCTTGTGCCCATTGTCAGGACTGGCGGACGTTTGGCTAAGTACGACACCATCACAATGGAGCGACTTAGGACAGTACCGCTCGTACTGCGCGAGTTCGGTTCGGGCTCCCTAGATGTGTTACAGAAAGCACTTGAGACAAAGCACATTGCACTCACCGATCTGAATATAGAAATGAACCTTGGTACTACCGAGGGCATCAAGCACTACGTGGAGCATACCGATGCGATGGGCATTGTCAGCATACAGGCGGTGCGCGACCAGATATATGCCAACATTTTCAAGATTGTGGACATTGAACATCTGAAATTTGAACGCCAGTTCTGCTTCGTTGAGAAACAGGGAGCCTCACCAAAGTTGCAGTCGAAATTCAAGCACTTCATAACTTCAAGTTATAAGTCATAG